TATGTGTTGCCTATGCTTTTGTATTATCAGATTTTTCGCTTGCCTTAACGGCTAAAAATTCTCACACATCTAAACCACTTTTATATAAAATATCAGGCATTTGGGCCAATCATGAAGGGTCAATGCTTTTATGGATATGGATTCACAGCTTTGTTGGCGCTTTATTTGTGTTCATGAATAAAAAATCAACCCCCTTCACGTCTAATAGTCTTGGGTTTCATGCAATTTTAAGCATCGCCTTTTTAGCGTTTCTATTATTCACCTCTAATCCATTTGAGCGCCTATGGCCAGCGCCCACGGATGGCAAAGGCTTGAACCCCCTATTACAAGACCCTGCTTTGGCCTTTCATCCCCCTTTTCTTTATTTGGGCTATGTTGGTTTTTCAATTTGCTTTTGCATAAGCCTCGCTTTTTTAAAAGAGAAAACCCTCCCCCAAAATTGGGTTAAAACTTTACGTTTTTGGACGATCCTGCCCTGGAGCATGCTCACCATCGGCATCACCTTAGGCAGTTTCTGGGCCTATTATGAATTAGGCTGGGGTGGTTGGTGGTTTTGGGATCCTGTCGAAAACGCATCCCTTATGCCATGGCTTTTGGGCACTGCTTTATTACACGTTTTACCCCTTGTCCAAAAAAATCGTATTGATCAAAAATGGCCATTATTATTAGCCTTATGTATTTTTAACTTAAGTGTTTTTGGTACCTTTATTGTACGCTCAGGCTTTTTAACCTCAGTCCATTCTTTTGCCCTTGATCCACAACGTGGCATCATTCTTTTCAGCATATTATTAGGATTACTTACCTTAAGCCTTCTCCATTATTTTTTCTATAAAACGCCTCAAAAAACACTGATTCAGTTTTCATTTTTTTCAAAAGAAACAAGCCTTGTTGCACAGAATATTTTTTTAATCGCAGCAAGCCTTATCATCTTTTTTTCAATGCTTTACCCCTATTTAGTTGAAATTTATAATGGCAATCAAATCAGCCTGGATCCCAGTTTTTTTGAAAAAAGCTTTTTGCCCCTTATGATTCCATTTGCATTTTTGCTGCCCATCGCCCCTTTTCTGAATTGGCGACATGGTAATTTTCGAACTATTAAACATATTATTGCAGCTCCTTTTATTGCCGCCATTATCTTAAGCACTATTATTGGATTAAATTATAACACCACAAAATTTTATCCTTTTTTAGGTCTTTTCTTAAGTTTTTGGTGTCTTTTAGGCACTATTCTGTATGCCTATCAATTGTATAAAAAAGATAAATTCCAAGCCATTATTGAAAAAATGCCGATGCTACTCGCCCATTTTGGATTTGGCATTGCCCTATTAGGCATGATTGGATCAACAACCTGGCACAAGGAACAAACATTGCTTCTTAAAGAGGGACAACAAATTGAATTTCAAGGCATTGTCTTTAAACTTTTAGCGCTTAAAGAAATCAAAGGCCCCAATTATTTATCCTTAATGGCCGATTTTCAACTGACAAAAAATGGTGCTTCAAAAGGTATTCTAAGCCCTGAAAGGCGTCTTTATCCTATCGAGCAAAAATCAACCACCGAAATTGCTCTTCACACCCAATTTTTAAATGATTATTATTTAGTCCTGGGTGAGGAAGATCCATTGAAACGAGGCTGGGGTTTTAAATTTCATTATTACCCATTAGTGATTCTTATTTGGTTAGGCTGTCTAATTATCGCCTTTGGCGGCATATTAGGCTTTTTGCTTTATTTTTACAGGCGCAAAAAACAATGATTTATATAGCTTTTTTTCTTTTATTAGCTTTCATCATAATGTTTTTAATCAACCCCAAAGCACATAGAAAACACCTATATTTAACAATTACTTTCTTAAGCATTACATCGTTAGGTATTTATTCATTTTTAGGATCCCCCTCTTTACCCGATTGGCCCTACCACCAAAGCGAGGAAGAAAAAGAACTCAACACTCTCATTCAAAAATTAGAGGAACATCTTAAAGTAAACCCAAATGATCATAAATCCTGGCGTATTATAGGCGATGCTTATAAAAATATTAACTACCTCCCCCAAGCTATGACTGCATACGATATTTGCCTTTCAACTTATAAAGAAGATGCTGATTTTCTGATTAATTATGCTGAATGTCTTATTCAAAGCCAAAATGGTGAGGTCACTCAAGATGCACTAAACAAGATTGAAACAGCTTTAACAATAAATCCAAATCACCCATTAGGCCTTTATTTCAAAGCGACATATCTTGACCAAATAGGCAATACGCAAGAAAGTTTAAAGATTCAGGAAAAATTAAAGACATTATTGAAATAGTTTTTTATTCAAACAAAAAAACTATATTCATGAATATAAAACATTTTTATTGACAACATAAAATAAATAAATTAAAGTCAAAACATATTTATTCTTAAAGCTTATTTAAATGGAAATAAACATGAAAAAACTTCTATATACGCATATTTTTGCATTAGTTTTATTATCAACTGCATCGTATGCAACAAAAGATACACCAATTAATCTTACTAATATCAATGATGATCTTAAAGAAAATGATCAACCAATAATCACTGAAAACAAAATCATTGATGTTCCAAATGTTATGTTATACCCAACTATTACATTAGATAATTCTGAACCACCTATAAAAAAACAAAAAATACAAGAAGAAGCAAGCGACAACAAAAATAATCTTAATGTTAAAAACAACAAACCTACTAAAACGAACAAAAAATTAACAACAAAACAAAAAGAAGACATGATGACAGACATAATTAATTATGTTTTGGACAATATAATTAATTGTACAACAAACATCATTATTGATGAAATAACCACAAAAATTTTTTTAAAAGAAAAAGAAGATATGGATAGATTAATTTCTGATGCAAGCGAATACATAAAAGAAAATATGAAAAACAACACAGAAAACGAATCTATAAAAATTATTTATAATGACATTTCCAAAAAAATTGAAGAAAGTTATGAAATAAAATTATCAAAACATACACTCATTCAAATTAATATTTGGAACTTTATGGCAACTGATATTCAAAAAAAACATGACCTAACAAGGGGAGAAAGAAGTTT
This genomic window from Alphaproteobacteria bacterium contains:
- a CDS encoding heme lyase CcmF/NrfE family subunit produces the protein MWANHEGSMLLWIWIHSFVGALFVFMNKKSTPFTSNSLGFHAILSIAFLAFLLFTSNPFERLWPAPTDGKGLNPLLQDPALAFHPPFLYLGYVGFSICFCISLAFLKEKTLPQNWVKTLRFWTILPWSMLTIGITLGSFWAYYELGWGGWWFWDPVENASLMPWLLGTALLHVLPLVQKNRIDQKWPLLLALCIFNLSVFGTFIVRSGFLTSVHSFALDPQRGIILFSILLGLLTLSLLHYFFYKTPQKTLIQFSFFSKETSLVAQNIFLIAASLIIFFSMLYPYLVEIYNGNQISLDPSFFEKSFLPLMIPFAFLLPIAPFLNWRHGNFRTIKHIIAAPFIAAIILSTIIGLNYNTTKFYPFLGLFLSFWCLLGTILYAYQLYKKDKFQAIIEKMPMLLAHFGFGIALLGMIGSTTWHKEQTLLLKEGQQIEFQGIVFKLLALKEIKGPNYLSLMADFQLTKNGASKGILSPERRLYPIEQKSTTEIALHTQFLNDYYLVLGEEDPLKRGWGFKFHYYPLVILIWLGCLIIAFGGILGFLLYFYRRKKQ